The region TTTGTGAGTTTTGGACGATGTATTTGTTGTGACTGGTGCTGTGTCGTTTGTTTTATGTGTCGCTATTCAGAAGGCTTCGGAACTCTTGGGAAGTCCGCCGCATCCATGGAAGCTGTCCAGAGTTGACGGAACGAGCCGAGGCCAGAGAGGTGGGGCGCTCCAAGCTTCCATTTCGTCATGCTGAAAGGGACTTGTTTTCCGCTTGGGTTTACATTACAGCCGAGGTAACCCTTAACAATTATTGAAATTTCGAAACCAAGAACGGTGCTTTACTCTGCTCTGCGATCAATTCTGAAGTTCGAACATCAATCCCTCCGTTTACTCTTCTTTTTGAGCTATTCTATATCAGACCGATATATAGTCCATCAGTTCCCCAAACGGAAGAGGGTGCGAACAAGACATCTACAAGTTACCCCACAAAGACAGAAATCTTTTTCCGAACCACCATCGGCTAAACTTGAATACTACTTCCGCCTAAAAAAACCATCAAATCATCCCAATAGGTCCGCTGGCGTAATGGCAGCGCGTCTGACTACGATTCCATCAGTTAATCAGGAGGTTCCAGGTTCGACCCCTGGGCGGATCGATTTTTGTGGTTTTTGATCTTCCACACCAAATCACTCTATGGACAGACTTGTTCACCCTTGAATTTCATTTTGCCAGTCGAGAACACAGCTTGGACTACTACGCTGGTGGATGAATTGTACCTCACATTTTTCAGAgaagaaaagtaaaaatggtggtggtagtagTAAAGGAGAATAGCCAACTGCCTAAAATCATCTCGCTCGTTATATCTTAATTGTTTCTCGTTTCTTGCCTGTTGTCGTCATCGACATTTCTTTCCTCCCTAGCTATAtatcatcccctccctccacccacctcacTCACCATATCCTCATCCTAACACCAAGAAGATTTCCAAGCAAGTCAACACACCTATACCCCCACATACATCATCCGTTCAAAGCACACAGACATTCATGcaccaacacacacaccaaagAACATTTTCTACTAGTCAAAAAATCGTGTTTGTGAGGGGAGGTATCACAtgcaacaaaacaaaaacaatgaAACACAAGTAACAAACAAGCCAATATGAGGAAGCAAAACTAAAAGCGCACGCAAAAAAACCAAACACAGAAAAATGGAAGTACataaaaaaacaaaaaaagacatgAAACCCCCGATTCCAAAAAACCCCTTTCAACCCCtttcaaaaagaaaaaatgTGCCCCAATGTTACCCAAAACCATGAGATACCGAAAGCCcaaaaccacacacacacacacacacacacacacacacacacacacgtaTACCTACTCAACCCCCAcatcaccccccaaccccccccttcttccctcccttggccatttgtttgcttttttccCCTTCAAAAATACCTCATGCTCGCCCTGAAAGACAATAGCTAGAGTATACCGCTCTTTGCTCCTCAAAAAAATCGATAGAAAAAGTGCCTCAAAACATATTGAAAATGAAACCCCCAGAATCCAAACCCATCAAAAAACACTACTTCTGCCCCCTAGGCGCAATAGTGCTATGATGGTGAATATTCGGCTCCGACAGACTAGTACTCgacctcccaacccctcccttcAAGGGGTCCTCCGCATCAGCAGTAACAATGCTCGGGCTCTCCAGTCCCGCCGTCAGCGCCTCCGAGGCCGTCATCCCCCTCGTTGCCGCCAGGCTCGGCCTCACATGAGAAGCAGCCGAgatcgccgccgccgccgcagcgcCCGCGTTGCTGCTGGCATTCTGCTGGTACGCATTCAGCGCGGCATTGTCCCTCCGACCCCCCGTCACCGCGTCCGCCGCCCTGGCGAGCTCCCGCTCTCTGTTCTTCTCCAGGAGCTGGCCGCCGAGCGTGGCGCACTTGAGGATGGTCTGGATGAGGTGGTTTTGCTGGAGGGGCTTGGAGAGGTACTCGTCCATCTGGGCCTGGATGCACTTTTCTCTGTCGCCCATCATGGCGTGCGCCGTCAGGGCGATGATGGGGGTGCGCTGGCTGCCTAGGCTGCGCTCGTACTCGCGGATCTTGGATGTGGCTTCGAATCCACCCTGTTGTAAATCGTTAGCTAGAGTCTCCATAAACGTTGCGAGTTGGAAAGGGGCGACATACCATGATAGGCATCTGAACATCCATCAAGATGACATCAaacttcttcctcttgacaGCCTCAACAGCTTCCTCGCCGTTCCCAACCACGGTAACCACATGATGGTACTTCTCCAGGATCTTGACCGCAAGCCTCTGGTTGACCGTGTTGTCTTCCGCCAACAGAATCTCGAACGAGCGGGTGTTATCCGCCAGCGAGGGTGTCGCGCGGTTTTCCAAGGCAGGCACCATGCCGTTGCCGAGATCAATCAGCTGGCATGGCGTGGTCATGTACGACGTGATGCCCAGATCAAGGCAGGACTTGAGCGAAACGTGAACCACAGGGGCCAAGAGCACAATGGGCAGGTACTTGAAGTCGTCGACCGCTCTCAACCTGCGAGCGTCCTCGATCGAGTCAACAATGATGACATCGTATGGCGAATTTTGCTGAGTCCGAGCCTTCTCCAGCGCGGGGCTCTTCTCCGAGTCGACAACGATAGGCACGAGGCTCAGCTCCTTGAGCATCCTGACAATCTCGGATCCGTGACCGGTCCTGCCCTTGTCGATAAACAGTACCTGGTGGCCCTTGTAGGGGGTAAGTTGCTTCGCAATGAGCGAAACATCATCGTTGGCGAGACGGACGACGCACGTGAAGTAGAACTTGCTGCCCTTGCCGTACTCGCTCTTGACCCACACGTCGCCGCCCATCAGGTTGACCAGTCTCTTGGAAATGGAGAGACCCAATCCGGTACCGCCAAACTTGCGTGTCATGGAGCCATCGGCCTGCTGGAACGTGTCGAAAATGAGATCAAGCTTGTCCGCCGGAATACCTATTCCCGTATCGGACACGATGAACTCAATGGCGTACTCGTAGGGCGCACACTGGACGTGAGACGCCTTCTGAATGGTCAAGCTGACTTCGCCATGCTCGGTGAACTTGATGGCATTGCCCACCAGGTTCAGGATGATCTGGCGCAACCTGAACGAGTCACCCACCACGTGGTCTGGCACCGAGTTATTGACTCGGTACGTGAGATCTAGGAACTTCTCGTTTGCCTTAACAGCGAGAGTCTTGAGCGCATTGAAGACAGTTCCACGCAGCGTGTAGGGAATTTCCTCGATAACCATTCTCCTAGCTTCGATCTTGGACAGATCCAAGATGTCATCGATGATGGTCAACAGGCTGTTGGCCAGCGAGTTGACAATGTTGAGCATCTCCCTTTGATACTGAGTGAGGTCGGTATCGAGAGTGAGCTGTGTCATACCGATGATGCCGTTCATTGGGGTCCGTATCTCGTGGGACATGTTGGCAAGGAATTCGGATTTGGTCTTGTTGGCCAACTCGGCTGCTTCTCTGGCCTGCGTGTTCCTCTGGATACTGTCTCTCAAGTTGTACACCATCTGGttaatcttcttcttgagctcgTCCATTTCACCGGACGCTTCGACTTCAACTAGCTTGGTGAAATCCCCGTCCGTTGCGGCATTGGTAATGTCACCAAATGCTCGTACTTGAGCCGTCTGTTTGGGCCAGTCAGCAGGAATTTTCACCAAAGCGGCATATTTGATAACGTACCAAGTTGTTGGCCATGGTGTTGACGTCGGTAGTAATTTCCTTCCATCTTCCCTTCAGGCCAGCAACATCGGCCTGTCCACCCATGATACCGTCGACACCGACGTCCTTGGCGACCCTTTGCACTTCGTTACAGAATATCGAAAGCCGGTCAACCATGTTGTTAATGGTTTCCTTCAGAATGAGTATCTCGCCCTTGGCTTCAACGTCGATCTTCCGGCTCATGTCTCCATTGGCAATGGCTTGTGTGACAGTTGAAATCCCTCTGACCTATATCGGTTGTCAGCATGAAGTAGCCAGTTAAAAAAGGAGTCGGGAACATACCTGTGATGTAAGGTTTCTGGCCATGGTGTTTACGTTTTCAGTGAGGTCTTTCCATTTGCCCTCTACGTTGTCGACCTGAGCCTGACCGCCGAGTGTACCATCCGTGCCGACCTCTCTGGCCACCTTGCTGACCTCAAACGCGAATGTTCCTAAGCGGTCCaccatggtgttgatggtgttctTCAAATCCAAAATTTCACCCTGCACCTCGACCCCGATCTTCTTGGTAAGGTCACCCCGAGCGACGGCCGTAGTGACCTTTGCTATTTCTCGCACCTGCGTTGTTAAATTCATAGCCATACCGTTGACGTTTTCCGTAAGATCTCTCCAAGTGCCCTGGACATCATGTACCGTTGCTTGTCCGCCGAGTCGCCCTTCGGTTCCGACTTCCCTGGCAATCTTGGTAACTTCCCGTGCGAATTGTTGGAGCTGGTCCACCATAGAGTTGATCGTTTTCTTCAGTTCAAAGATTTCTCCGCGGCACTCAGCCTGCACCTTTTGCGTCAAATCACCCTTTGCGACAGCCGTGGTAACCTTGATGATATCTCGCACTTGTGTAGTCAGATTGTTGGCCATGGCATTCACGTTGACAGTCAGTTCGTTCCACATGCCCTGTACCCCTTCGACATCAGCCTGGCCGCCCAGGATACCTTCGGTTCCGACGTCTCTGGCGACGCGTGTGACTTCAGAGGCAAAAGTCCGCAGTTGGTCTACCATGGTGTTGATCGTTTGTTGCAGCTGTAGAATTTCTCCCTTGGCGGGGCGTTCAATTTTCTT is a window of Podospora pseudopauciseta strain CBS 411.78 chromosome 1, whole genome shotgun sequence DNA encoding:
- the NIK1 gene encoding histidine kinase osmosensor (COG:T; EggNog:ENOG503NXNC), with product MAQNLTDQVREIASVTTAVAHGDLTKKIERPAKGEILQLQQTINTMVDQLRTFASEVTRVARDVGTEGILGGQADVEGVQGMWNELTVNVNAMANNLTTQVRDIIKVTTAVAKGDLTQKVQAECRGEIFELKKTINSMVDQLQQFAREVTKIAREVGTEGRLGGQATVHDVQGTWRDLTENVNGMAMNLTTQVREIAKVTTAVARGDLTKKIGVEVQGEILDLKNTINTMVDRLGTFAFEVSKVAREVGTDGTLGGQAQVDNVEGKWKDLTENVNTMARNLTSQVRGISTVTQAIANGDMSRKIDVEAKGEILILKETINNMVDRLSIFCNEVQRVAKDVGVDGIMGGQADVAGLKGRWKEITTDVNTMANNLTAQVRAFGDITNAATDGDFTKLVEVEASGEMDELKKKINQMVYNLRDSIQRNTQAREAAELANKTKSEFLANMSHEIRTPMNGIIGMTQLTLDTDLTQYQREMLNIVNSLANSLLTIIDDILDLSKIEARRMVIEEIPYTLRGTVFNALKTLAVKANEKFLDLTYRVNNSVPDHVVGDSFRLRQIILNLVGNAIKFTEHGEVSLTIQKASHVQCAPYEYAIEFIVSDTGIGIPADKLDLIFDTFQQADGSMTRKFGGTGLGLSISKRLVNLMGGDVWVKSEYGKGSKFYFTCVVRLANDDVSLIAKQLTPYKGHQVLFIDKGRTGHGSEIVRMLKELSLVPIVVDSEKSPALEKARTQQNSPYDVIIVDSIEDARRLRAVDDFKYLPIVLLAPVVHVSLKSCLDLGITSYMTTPCQLIDLGNGMVPALENRATPSLADNTRSFEILLAEDNTVNQRLAVKILEKYHHVVTVVGNGEEAVEAVKRKKFDVILMDVQMPIMGGFEATSKIREYERSLGSQRTPIIALTAHAMMGDREKCIQAQMDEYLSKPLQQNHLIQTILKCATLGGQLLEKNRERELARAADAVTGGRRDNAALNAYQQNASSNAGAAAAAAISAASHVRPSLAATRGMTASEALTAGLESPSIVTADAEDPLKGGVGRSSTSLSEPNIHHHSTIAPRGQK